The sequence ACAATCAAAGCCGCCGCTACGTCGCCGTCATTCTCAAGGAGCGCGGGAAGCCATATCTCGCCACTGTGCCCGACTTCGGAGCGTGCTTCGCCATGGGCGACACAGTGGATGACGCCAAGGCCAGCCTGCCCGATGCGCTCGCGCTGCATGTCGAGGGCATGATCGCAGACGGGCGCGGCCTGCCCGCACCGCGGACCCGCATCGAAGTGCTGACAAGCTTGGAGCAGCCGGTGTTCCACGACTACGTCGTCGAGGTTGAGCCGGAGGCTGACTTTCCACAACCTTCCGATCGTCGAGCAAAACCTGTGCAGCGCCAGTAGGACTCTGGCTCCCGTAACGTTATTGCTCTTTCAGCCGAGACGTGGAGGGAATCAGAGTTGGCGCGCAGACTGGGCAATACGCTTGAGAAATGGGAAGTCGCGATCGTGAAAGCGATGCTGGCACGCAAATACGTGCCGCAGGATATCCAAGCATATTTCTCCCGGCCCACGCGTTCTATCAATCACGCGCGCATCTCGGAGATACGCGATGGTGCAAAACACAAGACCGTCAAAGCGGCCTCGGACGCAGAGTTGGACGCCTTTCTGGAGGCCTGGCCCGACATCGATCCGGCGACCGGCCTGCACCTACAGGGGGACGAGCTGCTCGTGAAGGCCCGCGAGGCGATGATCGCTGCCGTGCACACGTTCAACAGTGCCGGGCTCTATTTTCGCGCCGAACTGTTCATTGTTACCAGCATCATCGCTTGGACCTACCTTCTGCACGCTTATTACAAACGGGAAGGTATCGACTACCGGCACAAGAAGGGCGGTGCCGTCGACAAAACGCCAAGCGGTGCAGATAAATATTGGGAACTCAGCCAGTGCCTGGCGCACGGGAAATGCCCGCTGGAAAAAGGTGTGGTCAACAATCTGAAATTCCTGACCGAGATTAGGCACGAGATCGAGCACCGGTCGACAAACAGGATTGACGATGCCCTGAGCGCCAAACTCCAAGCCTGCTGTATCAATTTCAACGACGCCATCAAGGCGCTATTCGGCAAGGAGTTCGCGCTGGAAAAGCGGTTGCCGATTGCCCTCCAGTTTGTGACCTTCGACGGAGCGCAACGCGCCGGGCTGATCGGGGCTGACCTGCCGGCGCATATCGCGACGGCCATGGACAATTTCCACAACGGCTTGTCGGACGAGGAACAGCTGGACCAGAAATTCCGCTACCGCGTGGCCTTCGTGCCGAAAGTTTCCGGCAAGGCTGCCAAGGCCGACCTTGCCGTAGAGTTCATCAAGCCCGGCTCGCCCGAGGCGGAGGCCGTCGAGCGCGTGCTATTGAAGGAGGTCGAGCGACCGAAATACCTGCCGACCGAAATCGTGTCGAAGGTCAAAGCCGCCGGCCACCCGGCTTTCACGATCTACGACCACACGCTGCTGGCCAAGCAATTGGACGCGCGGAAGCCCGCCAAGGGCTACGGGGTCATGGTCGCAAAGACCTGGTACTGGTACGAAAACTGGTTCGAGAAGGTCATTGAAAAGCTGGCCGAAGGGTGGACGCGACCGTAGCCGGAGCAAACCATCGTGATCGTCGCCAAAATTATAAAGCGCCTACAATGACATACGAGTGCCCAGTTTCATCCTCTCCGGCGCGCCAGTTTTCAATCACTTAGAGCGGTTTCCACTCACTCTGGCTCATATCCTGCGGGGGTGAAGAAGTTTGCGCATTCGGCTGGTGTGAATAGATCGATGAGCGAGCCGATGGTGCGCCAGAGGCCGTCGACGGTGCGTTCGGCGGCTTTTCGGAGCAGGGGCTTCAGCTTGGCGAACGCGTTTTCGATCGGGTTGGAGTCCGGGCTGTAGGGGGGCAGGAACCGCAACTCAGCGCCGGCGGCTTTGATCGCCGTGCGGACGGCGGGCGATTTGTGGCTTGAGAGATTGTCCATGATCACGATGTCGCCTGGCTTGAGCTCGTGCACGAGGATCTGGTCGACATAGGCATCGAAGGCCCGCTGGTTGATCGGGGCGTCCAGCACCATGGGCGCGACGATGCCCGACAGCCGCAGACCGGCGACGAACGTCGTCGTCTTCCAGTGGCCAAACGGCACGCCTATGCGCAGCCGTTCACCGCGCAGGGGCGCGGCCATGGGTGCGTGCGATGGCGGTGGACGCCCAGGTCTCGTCGATGAACACCAAGCGGTCCGGATCGAGATCGGGCTGCGCCTCGAACCATGCCAGCCGGCGCATCAGGACATCCGCACGGTCCTGCTCGGTCGCGTGTCGGTCTTTTTTGCGCGTGATGCCGCGGCGCTGGAAGAAACGGTGGACGGTACCGATGCCGACCGGCGTGCCCCGTTCGGCCAACTGACGCTGCACTTCGACCAGCGTGATGTCACGCTGCTCTTTCCACAGGCCCAGGATGAAGCCCGCCTGCGCTTCAATCCGGTGCGAATTCTTGTCGCCGCCCTGCGGCTTCGGCGCAAAATCCCCCGTCTTGCGCCGTCGCGCGTGCCACCGGATCGCCGTCGATGGCGCAACGCCGAACCGCGCCGCGGCTTGGCGACAGCTCAGTCCTTCATCCTCGATCGCCGCGATCACCCGGCGGCGCAGATCCATCGAAAGTCCCAGACCCATGCATGCTGGCCTCCATCCCCAGCACGCAGCTTGAATCAGAAAATTAACCTCGCGTGAATCTGGAGGCTTCTGTGAGGTCGCGGACGAGGTCTTCGGCGTGCGCCGGCGCGACCTCATCGAAGCCGGATTGAACGAACCCGCGGATGGCCGAGCTATGGGGATTGTTGCTGCGTCTGGTGGTCCGAGACCGCTTTCGGGCGGCTCGGCATGGGGATCGATCCGGCGCGGTCGAGGCCGGCGACGCCGGGCGGTTGGTGGCAGCAGTGAGCTGAACCGGGGTTTCGTGGGGCGCCGCGCCGGACCTGGTGCTGCCGGAACGGTTGTTGGGCAAGACGATGGGTGCCGGCACACGGCAGCATCGGTGCTGGACAGGCGGGGCAGCAAGGGTGGCGGCCACTCATGAAGTGTCCTGCCGGAACGAGGGTTGCGGCGGCGGCCTCAGAAGGATGGCGAAGGTGATCATCGGGCCGCCGCAGCAGGGGCAGCGATCGAACGCGCTTGTAAGTTGCTTCTGCTCGGGTGGGACCTTGGTCTCGGGATCGACCGTCGGCGAGGCGGCCAGCAGCTCGCGGCGGAGCGCCAGCTTTGCTGCCTGTTGGTGATTGGCGAGGAAGCCGTAATGGCGGATGCGATGGAAGCCGTCCGGCAGGGTGTGGAGCAGGAAGCGGCGGATGAATTCATCGGCAGCGAGAACCATCAGCTTCGCCTTGCCGTGGTGGCGATAGTCCTTCCAGCGGAAGGCGACGTCGCTGCCCGTCACCTCGACCGAGCGCGAATTGGCGATGGCGACGCGGTGGGTGTAGCGACCGAGATAGGCCAGCACCTGTTCCGGGCCACCGAACGGCGGCTTCGCATAGACCACTCATTCGACGCGCCGCAGATCGCGGAGGCGACGAACGAAGCCGCAGTCGGCGCAGCTCTCGGCATGGCCGCCCAGCGCCGCCGTCCGGCACAGCGTGATGGCGCTGATCACCCGCCGTTCGACCCGGCCGAGGTGAGCGTGATGCATGCGCCGATAGGCCTCGCCGTGGCGGCGGAAGACATCCGCCACTTCCCATGTCGCCGCCATCGCGCGGCCGGATCAGGCGGGCGGCACGACCTCCAGCGTGAGGCGGTCGAGCGGGCTCTGCGTATGCCGGATCAGGCCGTTCGAGACCCGCGTGTAGCGCGCCGTGCTCGACAGGTTGGCATGGCCAAGCAGCACCTGGATGATGCGGGTGTCGGTGCCGTTCTCCAGCAGGTGGGTGGCGAAGCTGTGCCGCAGCGTGTGCACCGTCACCCGCTTCGCAAGTCCGGCCGCGGCGCAGGCGGAGCGGCAGGCCGCGTGCAGCACTTGGACGTCGACCGGCTTCGTCTCATCGCGGCCGGGGAACAGCCAGTGGCTGGGCCGGGCCAGACGCCAGTAGGTGCGCAGGATGCCCAGAAGCTGGGCCGACAGCATGACGGTGCGGTCCTTGCCGCCCTTGCCATGCTCGACCCGGATCACCATCCGCGCGCTGTCGATATCAGCAAGCTTCAGACCGACCGCCTCGGACGCCCGCAGCCCCGCCGCATAGGCCGTCGTCAACGCCACGCGGGTCTTCAGGCTCGGCACCGCCTCGAGAAAGCGCACCACTTCATCGGCATTCAGCACCACCGGCAGCGTGCGCGGCTCGCGTGCATAAGGGATGCGCTCCGGGATCTCACCGTGCCCCAGCGTGACGCCGTAGAAGAACCGCAGCGCACACACCGTCTGGTTCAGCGCCGGCCACGAAATGCCGGTCGACACCAGATGGACCTGGAACGCCCGCACGTCCTCCAGGCCAAGCTGGTCCGGCGAGCGACCAAAGTGGCCGCTGAACTTGCTGACCGCGTGAAGATAGGATCGTTGCGTCGCCAATGACAGATTGCGGACGGTCATGTCCTCGACCATGCGGCGGCGCAGAGGGCTCATCTCGGCCATCGCGGTGCTCCTGTCTGAGGATCGGGCTTCAACACGCCGTAATCCTCCCAGACGGGAGCCGCCCCCGCTAACCGATCACCCCACTCCCACGACACCGGGTTCGTTCAATCCCCACCGATCACATGAATGTCCACAGACCCTAGTACGTGCTTCTGCCCTTGCCGAACACCTACCGGCGTGCCAAACACCATTGAGATCCGGATCGTTCGCCGTCCGGTCCGGCGCAAGGAGGGAGGACGCATGCGATCCGTGCTACTTATCTGGCTCTTCGCCACGCTCGTTCAATACGCCGCGCCCGCCCACGCCGACGACGTTTTGCGGCGTGCGCAGGAGCGTGGCTACTTCACCGTTGCCGCCGCACCGGCACCTGATCAGATGCCGCTGTCCAGTCAGACTGAGGCCGGTGGTTATACCGGCTTCGATGTTGACGTGGCGAGCGAGATCGCGCGACGTCTGGGGTTGCCGGTGCGCTTCGTCAGCCCCGGGTGGAACGAGATTCTCGCCGGTCACTGGGACGGCAAATGGGACTTTGCCGCAGCATCCGTCACACCGACGAAACAGCGCGAGCAGTCTCTTATTTTCCCCGCAGTCTATCGCTTCGATGCCGCAGCGCTCGTCGTTCGCAAAGACGACAAAACGATCGAGCGACCACAGGATGCGTCGAAAAAGGTGATCGGCGTGCGTCAGGGCACGACGTTTGAGAACTACCTACGTCAGAATCTCGTCATCTATGACAACTCGACCGCCGTTACCTACCTGATCAACGATCCCAAGATCCGCCTTTATGCGACGCGTGCAGATGTTGTCGGGGCCCTGGTCGGACATAAGGTCGATGCGATCGTCACATCTCTTGGCCTTGCGGAGGACGACATCAACAAGGGTGCGCCAATCCGCATGGTCCCGGGTTTCCTATTCTTCGAGCCGGTGGCTATCGCGATTGACAAAGGCGATCCCGAGTTTGCCGTCCGCATCGGTGAGACTGTCCAAGCGATGCGCGATGACGGCACACTGACGCGTCTTTCCGAGAAGTGGTTTGGCATCGACGTCGCCGGTATCGTTCCCTAAGCTGTCCCATCCATAACTGGCCGACCGCATGGCGGAGAACGGCCTTTTTTTTGGGGGTTCGATGAAACGGATGCTCTTCGCGGCAGCACTGGCCGCAAACTTGGTCTCTCCGGCACTTGCTCAGGAACTGACTGGAACATTGCAAAAGATCAACGATTCGGGAACGATTGTCCTTGGCCACCGCGAAGATTCACCGCCCTTCTCGTTTGTCGATAAGAGCAAGCAGCCGGCTGGCTACTCTGTAGACCTGTGCTTGCGTATCGTTGAGGCGGTGAAGGAGCGCCTGGGACGCTCCGACATCACAGTCAAATACGTCATGCTTGGCGCGGATGAGCGGCTCGACAAAGTTGCTGATGGAACCGTCGACATCGAATGCGGCAATACGACACACACGATCTCGCGCCAGGAAAAGGTCGATTTCACCAATATGACCTTCATAACCGGAGCGAGCCTGCTTTTACCCGCGGGGTCGACGATTCAGAGTGTCGGTGACCTCGCAGGCAAGCGTGTTTCGGTCGTTGAAGGCACAACCACGGAAACAACGCTGCGTGAGCGGCTGAAACAGAGCCTCGTCGAAGCCAAGGTTGTGACCGTCAAGGACCATGGCGAGGCGATGAAGCTGTTGAGCAAGGGCGAAGTCGATGCGCACGCGGGCGATCAGATCGTCCTGATTGGCCTCGCTCGTGCTGCCAAGGATCCGACCAAGTTTATGCTCGCGCCGGAATTATTTACGTACGAGCCCTATGCGCTCGTCGTGCGCCGCAACGACGCCGATTTCCGCGTCGTCGCCGACGGCGCGCTGGCACAGCTCTATCGGTCGGGGCAGATCGCTCAAGTGTATGACAAGTGGTTTGGTGACTGGGGCGGTCGTCCGAGCCGTCTGCTGCTCGCCATGTACGCACTCAACGGACTCCCGCAATAGCATCGGCTCCTTAAACGCCTCTTCGCGGCATCGGTGCGCCGACGGGCTGGTTGTGCTCATCGGCGTACCTTTGCGCCCGACTCAATCGAGATCCGACCACCGAGCACGAGTTGCCGCACGAGATATGCCAAGCGCAATCGGTCCACATGATCAGTACGTCTTTGCTGTTGCCGTCCTCATCGGCACATACGGGGCAGCGTCGTTTCTGCTATGGCTGGCGCAGCGATCGGTATTTGCCGACCGGATCAAGACCTTTCGCGGCATCGCGCAGAATTTTCTCACTGTCATCAACGTTCTGTTCGCCCTTAATCTCGCCTTCCTCGCCAACGATACCTGGATCGCTCACGACCGGGCGACGACGGCGGTCTTCCAGGAAGCGGGAAACCTCAGGACGATCATCGATCTCGCGAGCCAGCTCCCTGAAGAAGAGAGGAGCAGGTTGCGGGCGGCCGTCGAGGCCTACGCGAGCCTTACCGCTAATGTGGAATGGCCGATGCTTGCGCGTCGCCAGAGCAGCCAGGAGGTAGGAGACGCGCTCGATTCACTCCTGTCTTACCTGTCCTCGAGGCCAGTTGCAGCGGCACTGAATCCGAGCGTGCATTCGCGCATGCTTGAGCAGGCGATCCAGGCGCGCAGCTCACGCGACCTGCGCATCGCGCTCAGCCAGACCCATGTCAACCCGTTGAAATGGCTTGGGATGGCATTTCTCGGATTCCTGACCATGGTCTCGATCACCATGGTGCACGTCGATCAGCCTCGCGCCGAAATCCTCGCCGTTCTGCTGTTCGCCACCGCTTCGGCGCCGACTGCCGCGATTATTCTTATCCACGGCAATCCTTTCCAGCAGCCGATGGCCCTCTCCCCCGCCCCCATCGCATCTCTTGTCGGTACGCGGTGAGTTGGACCGGAGCGGAAGCCTCGCGGCAACCGCACATCGCCACTACGACTTTGTGTGTCCTGCGCGGGGACCCGCATAGGCGACCCTCGCCTGCTCACCGTGAACGATTAACGCCATTCGCAGACAGCAACGCCGACCAGGCAATGTCTTGCCGGAGGCCAGTCCCCGAGATTACGCGGGCGAACGCGGCCGTTGACAGGCGGGTAAGAGCGGATATAGTCCGCCTCTCCTCCGGCGAGCCGCGTTGGGGGGCAGGCTTTTGTTGGGTTCGTGGCTTAGCATGTTCGCAGTGATACGTACCGGCGGTAAACAGCATCGTGTGGCCGAGGATGACCGCATCATCGTGGAGCGGCTCGCGGTCGAGACGGGCGATCTCGTCGCTTTCGATCAGATTTTGATGCTGGCCGAAGACGGCAAGGAGCCCTTGGTCGGCGCATCCGTCCCAGGAGAAGCGCGGGTGTTCGCTCGAGTGCTCGGACAGACACGCGGCCCGAAGTTGATCGTGTTCAAGAAACGGCGCCGGAAGAATTCACGCCGCACTCGAGGCCATCGGCAGGATTTGACCGCCTTGCGCATTGCTGGCATCAGCCTGACCGGCGATGCCAGTGAGTTGGCAGCCGCTGCGCCGATCTCCGAACAAGCGGAGATTGACGAAAATGCCGTCTCGGTGGAGGCAGCGGCGCCTGTTCTCGAACCGGCGTTGCAGGAGTAGAACGGAATGGCACACAAGAAAGCCGGCGGCAGTTCGCGCAACGGTCGCGATAGCAACGCTCAGCGACTCGGCGTCAAGAAGTTCGGCGGCGAGCGGGTCATTCCCGGCAACATCATTGTCCGCCAGCGAGGCACCCAATTCCATCCGGGTGAGGGTGTTGGCCTGGGTCGCGATCATACGATCTTCGCCATCACCGAAGGGCGCGTCACATTCCGGCGGAGCGCACAGGGGCGCAAGTTTATCAGCGTTGATCCGATCGGCTGATCGCAGGCACACGGCCACTGTCTGCAGGGCTTGCAACGGGGCTTGGCGGCCGGTCTTGACATAGGATGGCGTAGCGGCGAAAGCCGGAGGCTTCCCAAGCTCAGGCCAGCGGCATCGGCGGAACCCATCGCGTGCGCTTTCTTGACGAAGCCAAGGTCCTGGTTAAAAGCGGCGACGGCGGAGATGGCTGCTTGTCGTTCCGGCGCGAGAAGTTCATCGAATTCGGCGGACCTGACGGGGGAGATGGCGGCGACGGCGGCAGCGTCGTGGTCCAAGCATCGGCTGACCTCAATACCCTAATCGACTTCCGCTACCGCCAGCACTTCAAGGCCGGGCGCGGGCACCACGGCGAGGGACAGAATCGCACCGGCGCGCGCGGTACGCACGTCGAGCTGATTGTTCCGGTTGGCACACAGATCTTTGCCGAGGACCGGCAGACCCTGCTTGCCGACATCGTCGAACCCGATCAGCGCATCGTGCTCGCCCGGGGCGGTTCCGGCGGTGTCGGCAACGCCCGCTTCAAATCGTCGACCAACCGCGCGCCGCGCCGGACCATTCCAGGTGGCCCGGGCGAAGAGTTCTGGATCGTCCTGCGGCTGAAGCTGTTGGCCGATGCCGGTTTGGTCGGTCTGCCAAATGCCGGCAAATCGACGTTTCTCGCCGCCGTTTCGCGGGCCCGGCCCAAAATCGCCGACTATCCGTTTACGACCATTTATCCGAGCCTTGGCGTGGTCGCCGTTGGCGATGGCGAGTTCGTCCTCGCCGACATCCCGGGCCTGATCGAAGGCGCGCATGAAGGTGTCGGGCTCGGCACGCGCTTTCTTGGGCACATCGAGCGCTGTCGGGTGCTTGTCCACCTCGTCGATGGCACTCAGGACGATGTCGTGGCCGCGTATTATACGGTGAGAGGCGAACTCTGTGCGTATGGCAATGGTCTGACCGAAAAGCCGGAGATCGTTGCACTGAACAAGGTCGATGCGCTCGCCGAAGACGAGATCACGGTCAAAACGGCAGCGCTGGCGGCCATCGTCGAAAGCCCGATTTACGGCATTTCCGGTGTGGCGGGCCTTGGTATCGCATCTCTTCTTGCCGCGATCGCCGGCGAGGTGCAGGCACACCGTGAAACCGGCGAACTGACGGCGCGTGAAGGCGAGCCGTGAACGCGGCAGAACGCCTGCCGCCACGCACGTGCAACGCTACGGATGCGGATTCGCGCGGCTGTCACGATTGCAACGAGCTTGAACACATGGACGGTTCGTCTGAGGACAACGGCCTCGACCGCAAACCCGACAACAGGGTGGGGGGGGCTGCCGACCTTTAGCGGCTACCGGCGGCTGGTGGTAAAGATAGGCTCGGCCCTGCTCGCCGACGAGCGCAGCGGCGCTATCCGGCGCATGTGGCTCGAAGCTCTCGCCGTTGACCTCGCCCGATGCCGAGCGCGCGGTCAGGAGGTGGTTCTTGTTTCCTCGGGCGCCATTGCCGTCGGGCGTCGCCATCTTCGGCTGGGCGCGGGCGTTTTGCGACTCGACGAAAAGCAGGCCGCGGCGGCGACCGGGATGATCCGTCTCGCTCATGCATATCAGGAGGTTCTCGCCAGGCACGAGATCACCGTCGCGCAAGTGCTGTTAACGCTTGACGATAGTGAGGACCGCCGTCGCTACATTAATGCGCGGAACACGTTGGAGATGCTGCTCCGGCTCGGTGCCGTGCCGCTGATCAACGAAAACGATACGGTGGCGACGGACGAGATCCGTTTCGGCGACAACGACCGCCTCGCCGCGCGCGTGGCGGCGATGGTCGGAGCCGATCTCCTGGTGCTGCTTTCCGACATCGACGGCCTTTATTCCGCCGACCCTCACACCGATCCCGATGCGCGTTTCTTCGACATTGTCAACGAGATCACCCCGGAGATCGACAAGATGGCCGGTGATCCTCGATCGGGAGTTGGCAGCGGCGGCATGCACACGAAGATTGCCGCCGCGCGCATCGCCCTCGCCGCCGGCTGCAGCATGGTGATCGCGCATGGGCACGCCCTCAATCCGCTCGCGCGTATTGAAGACGGCGCGCGCTGCACCTGGTTCCCATCTGCCGCAAGCCCGCAAGCCGCACGCAAGCGGTGGATCGCCGGGACCTTGAAGCCGGCGGGCGTGCTCGTTGTCGATACCGGTGCCGAGGCGGCTCTCGCCCACGGAAAGAGTCTGCTGCCGGCCGGTGTCGTCGCGATCGAGGGCACGTTTGGTAAGGGTGCTGCCGTTATCGTCCGCACCGCAGACGGACGGGAACTCGGGCGGGGCCTCTGCGCCTACTCATCGGCTGACGCGCGTCTCATTATCGGTCACAAAACCCGTGAAATACAGGCGTGCCTCGGCTACCGTGGTCGAGATGAACTGATCCATCGAGGCGATCTGGCTTTGCACCGAGAGAACAGTCAAT is a genomic window of Rhodospirillales bacterium containing:
- a CDS encoding DUF3644 domain-containing protein → MARRLGNTLEKWEVAIVKAMLARKYVPQDIQAYFSRPTRSINHARISEIRDGAKHKTVKAASDAELDAFLEAWPDIDPATGLHLQGDELLVKAREAMIAAVHTFNSAGLYFRAELFIVTSIIAWTYLLHAYYKREGIDYRHKKGGAVDKTPSGADKYWELSQCLAHGKCPLEKGVVNNLKFLTEIRHEIEHRSTNRIDDALSAKLQACCINFNDAIKALFGKEFALEKRLPIALQFVTFDGAQRAGLIGADLPAHIATAMDNFHNGLSDEEQLDQKFRYRVAFVPKVSGKAAKADLAVEFIKPGSPEAEAVERVLLKEVERPKYLPTEIVSKVKAAGHPAFTIYDHTLLAKQLDARKPAKGYGVMVAKTWYWYENWFEKVIEKLAEGWTRP
- a CDS encoding transporter substrate-binding domain-containing protein, with translation MRSVLLIWLFATLVQYAAPAHADDVLRRAQERGYFTVAAAPAPDQMPLSSQTEAGGYTGFDVDVASEIARRLGLPVRFVSPGWNEILAGHWDGKWDFAAASVTPTKQREQSLIFPAVYRFDAAALVVRKDDKTIERPQDASKKVIGVRQGTTFENYLRQNLVIYDNSTAVTYLINDPKIRLYATRADVVGALVGHKVDAIVTSLGLAEDDINKGAPIRMVPGFLFFEPVAIAIDKGDPEFAVRIGETVQAMRDDGTLTRLSEKWFGIDVAGIVP
- a CDS encoding glutamate 5-kinase, which produces MRIRAAVTIATSLNTWTVRLRTTASTANPTTGWGGLPTFSGYRRLVVKIGSALLADERSGAIRRMWLEALAVDLARCRARGQEVVLVSSGAIAVGRRHLRLGAGVLRLDEKQAAAATGMIRLAHAYQEVLARHEITVAQVLLTLDDSEDRRRYINARNTLEMLLRLGAVPLINENDTVATDEIRFGDNDRLAARVAAMVGADLLVLLSDIDGLYSADPHTDPDARFFDIVNEITPEIDKMAGDPRSGVGSGGMHTKIAAARIALAAGCSMVIAHGHALNPLARIEDGARCTWFPSAASPQAARKRWIAGTLKPAGVLVVDTGAEAALAHGKSLLPAGVVAIEGTFGKGAAVIVRTADGRELGRGLCAYSSADARLIIGHKTREIQACLGYRGRDELIHRGDLALHRENSQ
- the rpmA gene encoding 50S ribosomal protein L27; translation: MAHKKAGGSSRNGRDSNAQRLGVKKFGGERVIPGNIIVRQRGTQFHPGEGVGLGRDHTIFAITEGRVTFRRSAQGRKFISVDPIG
- a CDS encoding IS630 family transposase (programmed frameshift), giving the protein MGLGLSMDLRRRVIAAIEDEGLSCRQAAARFGVAPSTAIRWHARRRKTGDFAPKPQGGDKNSHRIEAQAGFILGLWKEQRDITLVEVQRQLAERGTPVGIGTVHRFFQRRGITRKKDRHATEQDRADVLMRRLAWFEAQPDLDPDRLVFIDETWASTAIARTHGRALRGERLRIGVPFGHWKTTTFVAGLRLSGIVAPMVLDAPINQRAFDAYVDQILVHELKPGDIVIMDNLSSHKSPAVRTAIKAAGAELRFLPPYSPDSNPIENAFAKLKPLLRKAAERTVDGLWRTIGSLIDLFTPAECANFFTPAGYEPE
- a CDS encoding DUF4239 domain-containing protein, yielding MPSAIGPHDQYVFAVAVLIGTYGAASFLLWLAQRSVFADRIKTFRGIAQNFLTVINVLFALNLAFLANDTWIAHDRATTAVFQEAGNLRTIIDLASQLPEEERSRLRAAVEAYASLTANVEWPMLARRQSSQEVGDALDSLLSYLSSRPVAAALNPSVHSRMLEQAIQARSSRDLRIALSQTHVNPLKWLGMAFLGFLTMVSITMVHVDQPRAEILAVLLFATASAPTAAIILIHGNPFQQPMALSPAPIASLVGTR
- a CDS encoding amino acid ABC transporter substrate-binding protein — encoded protein: MKRMLFAAALAANLVSPALAQELTGTLQKINDSGTIVLGHREDSPPFSFVDKSKQPAGYSVDLCLRIVEAVKERLGRSDITVKYVMLGADERLDKVADGTVDIECGNTTHTISRQEKVDFTNMTFITGASLLLPAGSTIQSVGDLAGKRVSVVEGTTTETTLRERLKQSLVEAKVVTVKDHGEAMKLLSKGEVDAHAGDQIVLIGLARAAKDPTKFMLAPELFTYEPYALVVRRNDADFRVVADGALAQLYRSGQIAQVYDKWFGDWGGRPSRLLLAMYALNGLPQ
- the rplU gene encoding 50S ribosomal protein L21 codes for the protein MFAVIRTGGKQHRVAEDDRIIVERLAVETGDLVAFDQILMLAEDGKEPLVGASVPGEARVFARVLGQTRGPKLIVFKKRRRKNSRRTRGHRQDLTALRIAGISLTGDASELAAAAPISEQAEIDENAVSVEAAAPVLEPALQE
- a CDS encoding site-specific integrase; its protein translation is MAEMSPLRRRMVEDMTVRNLSLATQRSYLHAVSKFSGHFGRSPDQLGLEDVRAFQVHLVSTGISWPALNQTVCALRFFYGVTLGHGEIPERIPYAREPRTLPVVLNADEVVRFLEAVPSLKTRVALTTAYAAGLRASEAVGLKLADIDSARMVIRVEHGKGGKDRTVMLSAQLLGILRTYWRLARPSHWLFPGRDETKPVDVQVLHAACRSACAAAGLAKRVTVHTLRHSFATHLLENGTDTRIIQVLLGHANLSSTARYTRVSNGLIRHTQSPLDRLTLEVVPPA
- the obgE gene encoding GTPase ObgE yields the protein MRFLDEAKVLVKSGDGGDGCLSFRREKFIEFGGPDGGDGGDGGSVVVQASADLNTLIDFRYRQHFKAGRGHHGEGQNRTGARGTHVELIVPVGTQIFAEDRQTLLADIVEPDQRIVLARGGSGGVGNARFKSSTNRAPRRTIPGGPGEEFWIVLRLKLLADAGLVGLPNAGKSTFLAAVSRARPKIADYPFTTIYPSLGVVAVGDGEFVLADIPGLIEGAHEGVGLGTRFLGHIERCRVLVHLVDGTQDDVVAAYYTVRGELCAYGNGLTEKPEIVALNKVDALAEDEITVKTAALAAIVESPIYGISGVAGLGIASLLAAIAGEVQAHRETGELTAREGEP
- a CDS encoding type II toxin-antitoxin system HicB family antitoxin, which codes for MNNQSRRYVAVILKERGKPYLATVPDFGACFAMGDTVDDAKASLPDALALHVEGMIADGRGLPAPRTRIEVLTSLEQPVFHDYVVEVEPEADFPQPSDRRAKPVQRQ